In the Pontibacillus sp. HMF3514 genome, TTCAATACGGTTGAATGCTTCTTGAACGAAAACTTGAGTCATAAGAAGTTTGTGTTGGTTCTTCTCTTCACCAGTTTTATTAATTGCTTTTTCAGTACGTAGGATAGCGGATTCCATATTGTAAATCTCACCTACGATGTCTGCGATATTCACAAGCAGTTCTTGTTCATTTTCAAGCTTTTCACCATATTTCTGAGCAGCAAGACCTGCAGCTAACAAGCCAATTTTCTTAGCATTTTTCAGTAGGTATTTCTCTTGCTCTAACGTCTCAGTTCCAGGCTCTTCCGGCATCATCATCATAAGCTCTTCCTGTAAACTTTGAGCTTTTTGAAGTAATGGTAACTCGCCTTTCATTGCTTTTTTCAGCAATGTACCTGGTACGATCATACGGTTTATTTCATTTGTACCTTCAAAGATTCGGTTGATACGAGAATCACGGTAAATGCGTTCTACTTCATATTCTTGCATGAAGCCATAACCTCCGTGAAGCTGTACTGCTTCGTCCGCAACATAGTCTAGAAGCTCTGTACCTAATACTTTTCCAATGGAACACTCAATTGCATATTCAGCAATCGCCTTCGCTACTTTAGAGCCGTCTTTAAGCTCCTCTTCACTCAACTTACTCATGCGTTGCTCGAACAATCCAACTGTGCGATAAACACCACTTTCATTGGCATACGTTTCAGCTGCCATCTTCCCTAGTTTTTCTTGCGTAAGTGGGAAGCTTGAGATAGCTGTATTGAACTGTTTACGCTCATTTGTATATTTTACTGCTAGTTCTAGAGCACGCTTGGATCCACCAACGCCTCCGATTGCTAGTTTGTAACGACCAACGTTTAGAATGTTAAAGGCGATGACATGACCACGGCCAATTTCACCAAGTACATTTTCAACTGGAACTTCAGCATCTTCAAGGATCAATGTACGTGTACTTGAGCTCTTAATTCCCATTTTCTTTTCTTCAGGACCTGTAGAAACTCCATTATAATCACGTTCTACAATGAAAGCTGTGAATTTATCTCCATCAACTTTTGCATAGACAACGAACACGTCAGCAAATGCCGAGTTTGTAATCCATTGTTTCTCACCATTCAAAATATAGTGCGTTCCTGCTTCATTTAACTTCGCTGTTGTTTTAGCACCTAAAGCATCTGAACCTGAACCTGGCTCTGTTAATGCATACGCTGCTAACTTTTCACCTGTAGCTAGTGCTGGTAGGTACTTTTGCTTTTGATCTTCATTACCGAAGAAAACAATGGGTAGGGACCCTATTCCTACATGAGCACCATGTGTTACGGAGAATCCACCTGCTAGAGAGAACTTTTCAGTGATTAAGGATGAACTGATTTTATCAAGGCCTAATCCTCCATATTCTTCAGGAACATCAGCACCTAAAAGACCTAGTTCTCCAGCTTGCTTCAGTAAGTTTACGGAATGCTCAAATTCATGGTTTTCAAGGTTAGGGATTTTCGGTACAACTTCTCCCATCACAAAGTCTTCCGTAGTTTTCGCGATCATTTTGTGTTCATCATTAAAATCTTCAGGGGTAATGATATCCTCCGCTTCTAGATCCTCAATGATAAACGCTCCACCTTTAAACACTTGCTCTTTTGTTTCACTCATAAGGGTTTCCTCCTTTAAATAAGTTCAAATACTCCAGCAGCGCCCATTCCGCCACCAATACACATCGTTACAACACCATATTTCTCATTACGACGCTTCATTTCGTGCATTAAACTTAAGGTTAGCTTTGTACCTGTACAGCCTAGTGGGTGACCAAGTGCAATAGCTCCTCCGTTTACATTCACTTTATCTTCATCAAGACCCAACTCGCGGATAACTTGCACGGACTGAGAGGCAAATGCTTCATTTAATTCAAACAATCCAATATCTTCCTGACTTAAACCAGCAAGCTTTAATGCTTTTGGAATCGCCTTAACAGGTCCAACCCCCATGATTTCAGGTTCAACACCTGCTACAGCAAAAGAACGAAACTTCACTAAAGGTGTTAACCCTTCTGCTTCCGCTTTTTCACGATCCATAATCAGTACAGATGCAGCGCCGTCACTCATTTGAGAAGAGTTGCCAGCTGTTACGGTACCGCCTACTGAGAATGCAGGACGTAACTTCGCTAGCCCTTCCATGTTTGTACCA is a window encoding:
- a CDS encoding acyl-CoA dehydrogenase family protein, producing MSETKEQVFKGGAFIIEDLEAEDIITPEDFNDEHKMIAKTTEDFVMGEVVPKIPNLENHEFEHSVNLLKQAGELGLLGADVPEEYGGLGLDKISSSLITEKFSLAGGFSVTHGAHVGIGSLPIVFFGNEDQKQKYLPALATGEKLAAYALTEPGSGSDALGAKTTAKLNEAGTHYILNGEKQWITNSAFADVFVVYAKVDGDKFTAFIVERDYNGVSTGPEEKKMGIKSSSTRTLILEDAEVPVENVLGEIGRGHVIAFNILNVGRYKLAIGGVGGSKRALELAVKYTNERKQFNTAISSFPLTQEKLGKMAAETYANESGVYRTVGLFEQRMSKLSEEELKDGSKVAKAIAEYAIECSIGKVLGTELLDYVADEAVQLHGGYGFMQEYEVERIYRDSRINRIFEGTNEINRMIVPGTLLKKAMKGELPLLQKAQSLQEELMMMMPEEPGTETLEQEKYLLKNAKKIGLLAAGLAAQKYGEKLENEQELLVNIADIVGEIYNMESAILRTEKAINKTGEEKNQHKLLMTQVFVQEAFNRIEAHAKETLIASEEGDTLRMMLSALRKLTRHTPINVISKKREIAATIIKEEKYVV